A window of Tursiops truncatus isolate mTurTru1 chromosome 8, mTurTru1.mat.Y, whole genome shotgun sequence contains these coding sequences:
- the BATF2 gene encoding basic leucine zipper transcriptional factor ATF-like 2 isoform X1 gives MHLCGADGLLIRMDPDEHQRQLKKKQNNRAAAQRSRQKHTNKADALHQQHESLEKHNHTLRKEIQALQAELAWWSRTLHMHERLCPMDCASCLAPVSPGCWGQAEWPPGPVCPGQHGCQEQPGPFQTPVSSPMALQLSPDPQPHGSLGLLLSPLPSLSLGPAPVTASSAQPSPSPVQSASPTGSGLLRSSSKLSTLLPSPPAQPPPLQSLGLEHPTRGKLASSTHSPSAPLGLGFLQGREHKACFPSNRSARAPPPLAFPLLSSAQVYF, from the exons ATGCACCTCTGTGGGGCTGATGGGCTGCTGATCAGGATG GACCCTGACGAACATCAGAGGCAgctgaagaagaaacagaataacCGTGCGGCCGCCCAGAGGAGCCGACAGAAGCACACGAACAAGGCGGATGCCCTGCACCAG CAGCATGAGTCACTGGAGAAACACAACCACACCCTGCGGAAGGAGATCCAGGCCCTTCAGGCTGAGCTGGCGTGGTGGAGTCGGACCCTGCACATGCATGAGCGCCTATGCCCCATGGACTGTGCCTCCTGCTTGGCTCCGGTGTCCCCTGGCTGCTGGGGCCAGGCTGAGTGGCCCCCAGGCCCCGTGTGCCCCGGACAACATGGCTGCCAGGAACAGCCAGGCCCGTTCCAGACCCCGGTCTCCTCTCCGATGGCTCTGCAGCTCTCTCCAGATCCACAGCCTCATGGTTCCCTTGGCCTCCTCTTGTCCCCTCTGCCCTCACTGTCCCTTGGTCCCGCCCCTGTCACTGCATCCTCTGCCCAGCCGTCCCCTAGCCCTGTCCAATCTGCCTCGCCCACTGGCTCCGGCCTGCTGAGGTCTTCCTCCAAGCTGAGCAccctcctgcccagccccccagcccaaCCTCCCCCTCTACAGTCCCTCGGGCTGGAGCACCCCACCAGGGGGAAGCTGGCGTCCTCAACCCACAGCCCCTCAGCTCCTCTGGGGCTGGGCTTTCTGCAGGGCAGGGAGCATAAAGCCTGCTTCCCCAGCAACAGATCAGCAAGGGCCCCACCCCCTCTGGCCTTCCCCCTGCTCTCCTCTGCTCAAGTCTACTTCTAA
- the BATF2 gene encoding basic leucine zipper transcriptional factor ATF-like 2 isoform X2: protein MHLCGADGLLIRMDPDEHQRQLKKKQNNRAAAQRSRQKHTNKADALHQHESLEKHNHTLRKEIQALQAELAWWSRTLHMHERLCPMDCASCLAPVSPGCWGQAEWPPGPVCPGQHGCQEQPGPFQTPVSSPMALQLSPDPQPHGSLGLLLSPLPSLSLGPAPVTASSAQPSPSPVQSASPTGSGLLRSSSKLSTLLPSPPAQPPPLQSLGLEHPTRGKLASSTHSPSAPLGLGFLQGREHKACFPSNRSARAPPPLAFPLLSSAQVYF, encoded by the exons ATGCACCTCTGTGGGGCTGATGGGCTGCTGATCAGGATG GACCCTGACGAACATCAGAGGCAgctgaagaagaaacagaataacCGTGCGGCCGCCCAGAGGAGCCGACAGAAGCACACGAACAAGGCGGATGCCCTGCACCAG CATGAGTCACTGGAGAAACACAACCACACCCTGCGGAAGGAGATCCAGGCCCTTCAGGCTGAGCTGGCGTGGTGGAGTCGGACCCTGCACATGCATGAGCGCCTATGCCCCATGGACTGTGCCTCCTGCTTGGCTCCGGTGTCCCCTGGCTGCTGGGGCCAGGCTGAGTGGCCCCCAGGCCCCGTGTGCCCCGGACAACATGGCTGCCAGGAACAGCCAGGCCCGTTCCAGACCCCGGTCTCCTCTCCGATGGCTCTGCAGCTCTCTCCAGATCCACAGCCTCATGGTTCCCTTGGCCTCCTCTTGTCCCCTCTGCCCTCACTGTCCCTTGGTCCCGCCCCTGTCACTGCATCCTCTGCCCAGCCGTCCCCTAGCCCTGTCCAATCTGCCTCGCCCACTGGCTCCGGCCTGCTGAGGTCTTCCTCCAAGCTGAGCAccctcctgcccagccccccagcccaaCCTCCCCCTCTACAGTCCCTCGGGCTGGAGCACCCCACCAGGGGGAAGCTGGCGTCCTCAACCCACAGCCCCTCAGCTCCTCTGGGGCTGGGCTTTCTGCAGGGCAGGGAGCATAAAGCCTGCTTCCCCAGCAACAGATCAGCAAGGGCCCCACCCCCTCTGGCCTTCCCCCTGCTCTCCTCTGCTCAAGTCTACTTCTAA